In Asterias rubens chromosome 15, eAstRub1.3, whole genome shotgun sequence, a genomic segment contains:
- the LOC117300337 gene encoding allatostatin-A receptor-like — MNSTFDATTPFGMTTLVDMNTAVTNDTNTTMSTTSAPSTGWQWQDICKVIVGIVGIIGNSLVIAVYTSKRKRKNTTNVLILALAIADLISSIFFIPLPVPAYVPQNAWGEIYCRVIHTKAIQWMSIEASVYTLTLLSIERYMAVVHPVRYRVIFRESRPRRFVWVIWLFALIVKSFNFYNTIIVDNVCIYIEFPKGFNVFLGIGVALVEYFIPIIVMIVTNTVTIRALRAQARNLQLHGSNHNAKERGPAQSVLRTRRKIIHVVLIVIISFIVCWTPNQISLLLINLDILSVQTYFFSDTHQAFIILAFTNSCANPIIYTFKNKNFRDSMVQLFVRKTNRVSDDGNDDTAGGSDPTAGVNTISKTTGTRAGTRQPPPALADDKSYNTEVVE, encoded by the coding sequence ATGAACTCAACTTTTGATGCGACCACACCATTCGGCATGACCACACTAGTCGACATGAACACAGCGGTCACGAACGACACCAACACAACGATGTCAACAACTTCTGCACCATCTACCGGCTGGCAATGGCAGGACATATGCAAAGTGATAGTTGGCATTGTTGGTATCATCGGTAACTCACTCGTCATCGCAGTCTACACCAGCAAAAGAAAACGAAAAAACACCACAAATGTCCTTATCCTTGCCTTGGCAATCGCCGATTTGATCAGCTCAATTTTTTTCATTCCTCTACCGGTTCCAGCATATGTACCCCAAAACGCATGGGGTGAGATTTACTGCCGGGTTATACACACTAAAGCTATACAGTGGATGTCAATAGAGGCGTCGGTGTACACATTGACTCTGCTCTCTATTGAGCGCTACATGGCCGTCGTACACCCCGTTCGTTACAGGGTGATATTTCGCGAATCACGTCCTCGACGTTTCGTCTGGGTAATCTGGCTCTTTGCTCTAATCGTCAAGTCATTTAACTTCTACAACACCATTATCGTGGATAACGTTTGCATCTATATTGAGTTCCCGAAAGGATTCAATGTTTTCCTGGGTATTGGTGTTGCTCTGGTTGAGTATTTTATACCTATCATTGTGATGATTGTAACTAACACAGTGACGATAAGAGCTTTGAGAGCCCAGGCGCGTAATCTACAACTGCATGGCTCGAACCACAACGCGAAGGAAAGAGGCCCGGCTCAGTCGGTGCTCCGAACCCGCCGGAAGATCATCCATGTGGTCCTCATTGTTATTATCTCCTTCATTGTTTGTTGGACACCAAACCAGATATCACTTCTTCTCATCAACCTCGACATCTTATCCGTTCAAACTTATTTCTTTAGCGACACCCACCAGGCGTTTATTATTCTTGCCTTCACAAACAGCTGCGCCAATCCCATCATCTACacgttcaaaaataaaaacttcaggGACTCCATGGTGCAGCTTTTTGTACGTAAAACCAACAGGGTGTCTGATGATGGTAATGATGATACGGCCGGTGGTAGCGACCCCACAGCTGGTGTCAATACTATCAGTAAAACAACGGGTACACGGGCTGGAACGCGCCAACCGCCACCGGCATTGGCAGATGATAAGTCGTACAATACTGAAGTGGTCGAATAA